The Mercurialis annua linkage group LG7, ddMerAnnu1.2, whole genome shotgun sequence genome includes the window ggtttgatactttaacgaacctatgtagatactcgcagggcttgtttggttaaaagcacttaaccacgtgatctaaaaagtaataatctgggagttatgaactcaggcgagattaataccgaaaactactcctaaattaaaacaatccggagattgcgagataaaaagcactgggcttggtttttgattgattgatttgttgatacaaaaataatgaagctctgagctatttatagctcctcataatcaagactcctaattcaactaAAACTAAGACTCTAATagaaaatcactcctaatgaATTACAAATTCCTaaatagaaaaagcaataataaaaaggCTTCTATTTGGGCCTGATTCCCTAGCAAGCCCACATAAAATTCTTTACCCAGTAATTtcctgggccggtgtaaacaatgcccccaacaagcctgaACCAACTATTTTTGGGCTTGTTCTTTTCCTTCTCCTCACCTGGCCCAGCAACAAAGCCCAAGACTCTGAGATTGAAAACATTcaaaggggtgcgcatctatcGACTCCTCGGTACCTCCTTCGTGCCACGTCATTACCAGCTGTCACCCACGATGTCACGTTTTGGCCCCACGACCTTTCGGCTCCCttcaattttgtcttttaagaaaaacaaaacctCATTTTCTCACTCACTTACTCTCTCTGCATTTGTGAAACTTCTCTCTCTAGGCAAATCTCGAGTGCTCTCCGTGTCGCTGCTTGGTAAGTAACTACCCTCGCCCTTCATATACTTGAATCGCCCCTTCACATCTTCGTCTAACTGAGGTACTCCATTCTGCAATTATCATGGCTGCTCCTAATGACGCTATCGCCGCTCAAGTGACCGACAAGATGAATGAAATCCACGCTGCTGCTCCAAATACCGATCTTCAGGTAATAGTAAAAACCAACGACGACAAAGAATGTGTCGGTCCAATACTTGTTTCGCCCAGTCATCTCTGCGAAATTGCTACCCCTTTTCACGAAGAAGTCCTACCACGATTCTCACTCGCCCACCAGTCTTCCATTTGGGTGAACACAATGTTTAGAAACTGGCCGACAGAGCACAAGGGTTATCAAGAATGGGTAAACCGATTAAAACCTCACTTCGGCCAACTGTGGAAAGATGTTGGCATATACGACATGATCGGCCTCTGCAAGGCGAGCAGACCGATAGCGAAGCATTATATCATGGGGGCTCCCCTCTTCTGGTCGTCCGCTGTCAACTGCTTCTGCTTCAAGTTTGGTATGATGACCATCACTCTCCTGGATATGGCTGCAATCTTGAACATCCCTGTAATCGGCGAACGTATCTCGCCCAACCTGGACGCCGAAATCCCTGCTTTTAAACTGACAAAGGCCCAACGGAGCTACGGTCCCTTCGTCAAACTTTTTATGGGCGAAGAACACTACAAACCAGACACCAAAGAACACATTGCATTCCTCGCCTTCTTTGTGGCGAAGTTCGTCCTCTGTACTTCATCTTTTAGAGTTACAACTGACTGCTTCACACTTGCCACTGCTCTGGCCGAAGGACGGAAATGCAATTTGGGCGAGTTCATGCTGGCTCACTTGTACAGAAGTCTGAATAAGATCGCTCCTCATGCCCAAAAACGGATCTTCCAATGCCCCAGTGGTCCACTGTGGGTCCTGCAATTATGGCTCACCCTTTACTTTCCGGAGCTCTTTGAAATCGGCCCTCATATTAAAGTCGATTTGTGTGGTTACCAACTGATCGCTGCTGGTACCCGTCTCCCTCATGTTTTGGATGTTCTGGAAGTGTTTACCAACTCCGTTCGTACCTCAGAGCTTCTTTGTCCTATTCTGACTCTGAAGTATCCCCCATCTTGGTTATACCTCGGCTGGGATAGTGACGATACAGAAGAAGCAATGGCCGACCCTAAACGGAAACTTGGAGGTCAATATTGGGGTAGCTCTTTAAAGAGCAGGAATTTAATCGCCGGTTTGGAATACAACCGCAGTAGTATAGAGGCATACTGCCCTAACTAGTGGCTCGGCAGTTCGGCTATAACcaaggaattccctgtcctttattgatctccgtcaataatcgcgggacctACAGACCTTCATTAGAAAACTATGCCGATTTGCAATTCATAACTCGCCTTAATAGAGCCTATCTTCCCCCCATATCAGAAATTTCTCGCCCTTCCACCTCACCCAAGTGTACCCCTGAATTCGATAGCTGGTGGGCTTCAGTCGTAGAATCGTGTTTCGACCTCTCTCCAAAAGAAATCCTCTctcttcataatttttctttacctCCTTTATCAAGAAACCCAACTCATGCCGAtctgtttcttttgcaggcaccGAAACGTCCCAAATATGAAGGTAACCTATTccatctttttgaaatttctaggttcgaacgtttttataaatttaaatatgaccCATTAGATCGGCCAGGCATGAACCTTAGGATGCAGTGTCATAGACGAATTGCTAGGACTAAGTTCAACGAAAAGATGAAAAAAGTTTGGAAAGATAACTACGAAAAAATATATTCTTATGAATTCTTCCTAGCCCATATTCGCCCGAAATTCAAATATAAGAGTCCACCAGTTCCTAAGTGTAACATGTCCACCCCTAATCCAATTAAACTGCCTAAAAAACGAGTAAAAAAGTCTAAGCCGATCATAAATAGCGAAGGGGTCACTTATACTGGCATCAGATGTCCCTCTGATGTCGAGGCGATAAGTGAACTGGTCAAAAATGGCTACACTAGAATACCAGGTAACAAAGATATCATTTCGCCTTTGAAACTTTCCTTTATTTCATACTAACTTGCTGTTTTCCAGTTGGCGTGCCGAAGTGGGCGAAAGGAGATGTTTATGACACAGATGGCGAAGATCCGCCAGAAGCAAAGAAATCTCGGCGCAAGCGTCCGGCGTCCAAGAAATCGTCCAAGAAGGAGCCAAAGGAGCCAAAACCGAAGAAAATGAGGGCTGAACTTTCTGGGTCTCGCCTTTTTGATCCCGCTCCTTCTGATCCTGAAACAAATCGCCCTTCCAGGAGCGCTCATTCCTCTTCAAGGGGTGATACCCAGACAGGGGACGATCACACTTGCGATGAAGGCATCTCCTTGACGGGGAACCGCTCTTCTCAAAAAACATCGTCTGAAGTCGCCCCGACGGTGTCGCAAATGCTTAACTTCTCTCCGCTCCCTACTCTGCATTCGCCACTTGGTTCAGACCTGGTGAACCTCCCGGCTCGTCTTGCTGCTAAGACTAAGGTACCTTATTCTTGTCTATTATCGCCTTAACAATGTCCCTATCAGCTAATCTTTTATTGTGGCCAAACATGGCAGATACTGGATGATTTCCCGGCGAAGCACGACGACCTGGCAGCAAAAGCAGCGGCCTTCCTTAACTCTGACAGTGAGGAAGAAGAGATGCCCACACCGGAGAGTGAGGTACAGGCCGAAGTGACTAGCGGGCCTTCTGAGGGATGGGGCGATCACCTGGACGTCGTTGGCTCTTTGAAGTCCCAAGGTGTGGCGATCTTCAAGTCACTTGAAGACTTTGGTCGTCTTAAAAAAGCCGCGACTGCTCTGGCCGATGCTCCTCCAGAGATTTTGAACGAGAAGGCTCGTAGTGCCATGGTCCAGCTGTCTGCGTCGCTACCCGCATTCCAAAAGATTTATGATGAGGCGACGCAGATCCAGACAGATCATGACCAACTGACCCTTCGGGAGGCCGAAGCAAGGGAGAAACTGGAAACGCTCAAGGCTTCCGTAAAAGCAGCCGTTTCGACCTTGACTACTCGCCGGGATCATGCCAAGGAGCTGCGTGACAAAATTTCGGCCTTGAAGCTCGAGCTGGAGACTGAAGAGAAGAGCATAGGCGAACTGGAAGCTGCCATGGACAAAAGCTTGCTCGAAGGGGTCGGTGTGAAGAAGAGCCGGAACGAGCTGAAACAAAGCCTCGCCAAGATGAAGCCGAAGGTGGATGAAGCCCGGAAGTCTTTCAGTACAGTTCGTAGTGAGCTTGGCgatatttttagccatttttaattttttcaagttCAGAACAATATTCCTgtttgattttctaattttgtAACACTTTGAATCGCACTACTTTTTGATCGGCCTGGGGCCGTATCTTGTTTGATTTTGGTAATTTCAGTGTTTAATCGGCCGGAGAGCCGAAATTTTACCTTTATTCAAAACTTGCATTATTTTATCGTTTGATTATTCGCTTATTATCGGTCCGTAGTTGGTCCGATaggaaataatattatttcttaaaattattacaaaaggttgagaaaaacggagtacccgttgaaaaaactcaactaaTGTGAACCTCTGAAACATAAATGGTATTACCAAATAATCGGCGTTTACATAATGTCGCCGAGCACTTCCGTGAATTTTAACTTTCCAGGATGCTCGGCGGAAGTTTATAAACAAAACTATTCCTCGTTGGCTCCAAATAAACGACGGTCTACGCCCTCCCAACAACTAGGGACGTATTTTTTTAGGAACTGACCGTTGATCGCCCTGTCGTGTTCTTCCCCATCAATGTTCGCCAGCAAGTAAGCGCCGCCTGTTAACTTCGAAACCACAATAAAGGGGCCTTTCCAGTTGGGGCTCCATTTGCCCAGTTGAGTATCTTTATGGCCGATAGGCAAGACTGCCTTCCACACTATGTCGCCCACCGAAAATGTCTTTCTCTTCACTCGTTTGTTGTAAGCCCTCTCGACCCTTCTTTTCTAGGCTTCGAGGTGATCTAACGCCGTTAAACGTTCTTCGTCAAGGTCAAGAGAATCAATCACCATCTTGTCGAAGTAGTCGTCTTTGGACAATTCGCTCTGGTATCTGCGGCGAGTAGATGTGACAGTTagctccattggcaacatcgcATCATAGCCATATACCAGTCTGAAAGGTGAGGTCCCAGTAGCCGACTTCTGACTGGTTTTATTCGCCCAAACGGCTTCTGATAAAAACACATGCCATTGTCTcgggttttcttcaatcatcttttgaACTATGAGCTTGATTGCTTTGTTTGTGGCTTCGGCTTGTCCGTTGGCTTGGGCGTAGTACAATGTTGAATGTGacatttttatcttcatttgggaGGCCCACCAACTTATGTCGCCTCCtgtgaacatcgtcccttgatctATGGTTATGGACTCGGGCAACCCGTGTCGGTGGACGATGTATTCTTTGAAGAACTTGATCACCGCTTCTTGTGTCGGCGACTTCAAAGGTTTGGCTTCGACCCATTTGGTAAAATAGCATGTGGCGATAATCACAAAAGTATGACCGTCTGACGAGCCAGGGTATATCTTCCCTATCAGGTCAACTGCCCATCTTCTGAATGGCCACGGCTTGATAATGGAATGCAGGTCTTCGGCCGGGACGTGTTGTATTGGGCCGAATTTTTGACAAGCTTCACAACCTTTGGCATATCTTACGCAGTCCTGCTCCATTTTCGGCCAGTAAAAACCgtatttgtggttcaaccaccTCATTCTGGGACCCGCCTGATGAGCACCTGCTATTCCTTCGTGTACCTCGGCCATTGCAAGCATGTTTTCTTTTGGATCGATGCACCTGAAGAGTAGCCCTTCAAAGCCTTTCTTATATAGTTCGCCGGCTAACACAACGTAATTCAGGGCCAACGTTCTCAACCTCCTATCCGTGAGATCTggcttttcaaaccatttcagGAGCTCGAccctccaatcttgggtgacGTCCAGCTGGTAAACCGAGAATTGTCTTTCATCGATCGTGATGCCCTCGGTGTGGAGATTCGGCGTTTCCCTCTCTATAGCGTCGAACTCTCGGTTCACCTTGTAACCACTACCGTGCTGAGCTAGGTCGTTTGCAACGCTGTTATCAGCCCTCTCTGTGTATTCTATCCTCGTATCCTGAAAGCCTTCGAtcaagtgtttcgccttgttgcaataccTTACCAACAGCTCAGACTCGCATTTGAATTCTCCTGTCACTTGTTTAATGACTAGCAAATAATCTCCTTTTACACTGATCGCCCTTGCCCCTAGCTCGGCTAAAATCTCGAAACCGAATatgagggcctcatattctgcctGATTGTTGGTGCATTCGAACTGGAGTCTGAATGATAACTGGTAGGATGCCCCCAAGGGCGTGACGATGTGTACTCCTgcgcctgccccctggcttgtCCTGGATCCGTCGAACCACATCTTCCACACGACGATGTCGAAGAACGTGACTGTTTCTTCCTTGAGGGTAATACCAGGGTGATCGGCCAAGAAGTCTGCCAACacttgtccttttactgctctttgGGGAACATACACCAATGTGAATTCGGACATTGCAATCGCCTATTTTCCAATCTGATTCCTTAGGTATGGTTTTGATAagatatacttaatgatatcggtctgggaCAAAACATACACTACGACCGGCAACATATAGTATCGCAGTTTGCAGCACGTGAAGTACAggcatagacacattttttctatgtcggtGTAACGAATTTCTGTGTCCGTCAGTCCTCGGCTCAAATAGTAGACTGCTCTCTCAACCCCATCGTCCTCTTAGGCGAGCATACATCCTAGAGATTCGTGTGCAGCCGATAGATATAATAATAACGGTTTATTCGGCTTTGGAGGGGTCATAACCGGAGGTTTTGCCAAGTAACCTTTCAAATCGTCGAACACCCTCTGTTGCTCGTCCGTCCATATCCACTCATCGGTCTCTTTTCCTCTCAGCAACACACTCCAGCTGCGAAGCCGGCCCGCTGTGTTTGCTATGAATcttcttaaaaaattgatttgaccgatgagcctctggagctgcttcttggttttggaTGGTTCATCATTGAtaatcgccttggctttgttcttgtctatttctactccccgctggtgaaccaagaaacccaagaagtttccagccgaaacgCCGAATGCGCATTTCAGAGGATTCATCTTTAACCCATTGCGTCGTATACGCTCGAAACCTTTCTGGAGGTCGGCCAGATGGATTTCGCcggtatttgatttgattacgaCATCGTCGATGTAAACCTCAAGGAAGTCAAGGCCTCTGAACATTTTGTTCATCGCCCTCTGGTATGTTGCCCCCGCGtttttcaagccgaaaggcatcACTACCCATTCGTACGCTCCGATCGGCCCGGGGCATCTAAAAGCCGTTTTGTACTTGGGCGAGATCATCTTCTAACTTCCCGGTTGCCAATCGTATGTCCCCAATCCGTAACGATCTTGTTGGGTCTTGATCTTGGTCCTCGtagatgcattcggccgatgTAATATCATACAGCGAGGTTAACTGTCTAATTTTCTCCCTCAATTCTTTATGTCGTGCTATCATTTTGAATCTCTAaggatggtggatcggcctttgcccccgaGGGTCACTGATACTTCCGATCTGAGTTAACCAGCAGGCGAGGAACGCTCGTTTCTCCTTTTGAACTGAGTGATTCTATGTTGCGCACTTCTTCATCATATAAACGTGCTTCAAGCACATTATGGTCTTCGCCGAAGGGATTGGGGTCGCCCTGCACAACCTCGGCCTCGCCGTTATTTCGCCATATGAAGAGCATTTGATGCATGGTTGATGGTATACACATattggagtgtatccaatctcGGCCGAGTAGGatgttgtagttgctccgggcattgaccacgaaaaacccttcttcggtttcCACTCGCCCTACTTTTATTCGGAGGGTGATGTACCCTTCGGCCGGCGTTTCGCCTCCTGCGAAATTGGTCATATAAACATCGGTCGGGTCAAGCTGATCCCGCGTTATGCCTAGTTTTTTGAGCATTTTTGCCGGTAGTATATTAACGCCAGCCCCGTTATCGATAAGGACCCTGTTGATTGAAACCCCATTCAAATCGGCCTTGATGTACGGTGGCCGAATGTGCCTTGTCATCCTCGTTGGAGGTTTGCTAAGAGATACTACCGCCGTACTGTCGGCGCTGTCTCCTTCCGGGACGATCACATCGCCTTCCAACGTCGCTTTCTGCCCGGGCTTACTTCTGTATGAGTCAGGGAGCGTGACCACCTTTACACCGTATTCGTCCCTCACCACCGGGACCCAAGCTTTCAACACTCCCTTCTTGTGCGAGACGACGACCTTGCAGTCTTTGGGCAATCTTGCTTTAAGCTGGCCATCCTGATGCGATACGAGTACGTCCTTATAGGATGATCGGCCGCTGGAATCTTCGTCCTCCTCATGAACTACTGCCGTGACGGCCACATCGGTCACTTGTTTTTCGCCTTTTGGCATCCATACCTTCCTTACCTTGGCATTTCGCCTATCAGGCGATTTGGTACCCATATCGGCCTGGTTCCTTGCCCCCAATCTCTCGACTATTGGCCTATTTCCGCGCTGCTCTCTGTGAGCCGATTCTGCCCCGTGATTCGCCCGTGACTCTTGTCgcagcctttgcattcgcctcttctgggttttcgtcatacgaggggtctcctccgttggccgaaatatcCTCTTGAATACGTTAGTGGTAGGCCTCCGCTGTGGCTCATGCTTCTGCCACTGCTCTGTGGGCGATTTCggtttaaaggtcttgggatgcttcctcgtgtTCTCGCCTCCCTTGACCTTAAAACACGTACTGCATGATGGGCAAGTCATATCTGCAGTGGGCGAGCTGTATCGCTTCCTCTTCTATTGCTGAGGTCGTCCTTTTTCTCCTCGCCACTTTGAACCGTCGGTCTCTACTCTCGGCTTGGGCCTTCTGGGGTTCCACTTGCTTTGTATCTGTCCTTGCTCTAGGTAGCTATCAAAGTGGGGCCGAACGATGTTAATAGACACGTATTTAGCATCGGCCTCTTTCTTCGTTGGGAACATAAGTTTTCCTTCGTTAATCGCCTTCTGGATCACGTTTCGGAAATTTACGCAATTGTTCGTGCTGTGCCTCCAGGAATTGTGGTACTTGCAATAATCTTTACCGACCAGCTCCTCCGACGGTGGAATTGCATGACCTTCGCTTAAGGCGATCTGTCCATCTTTCAACAAGGCATCAAATATGTCGTCCGCTTTGGTCAGGTCGAACGAATACTCCTTTTGTACCACCGCAGTTTTATTTCTCTTAACAAAGccaggctttcgcaaggccgaacattccaggggtttcgttcccaaaaattcggccatgttgacttcgTCTTCGGAACCGCTATCCTCACTGTCGGACACCACGGCCACGTCAAGCTGGTCTTTATAATAGGTCCCTTtagatgcgcctctcctctgttctttctcctggaggagtctttcgtagctcgtcaccctgttcgttagctcgaacaagtcacgaaacctgtggccctcgaaatgctccctcatggcgaaactcATACCTCTTACCACCATAGGTACGCAATCGGCCTCtgacattttggtggagcacctAGTCCTGAGGTTTTTaaa containing:
- the LOC126657145 gene encoding uncharacterized protein LOC126657145, translating into MSEFTLVYVPQRAVKGQVLADFLADHPGITLKEETVTFFDIVVWKMWFDGSRTSQGAGAGVHIVTPLGASYQLSFRLQFECTNNQAEYEALIFGFEILAELGARAISVKGDYLLVIKQVTGEFKCESELLVRYCNKAKHLIEGFQDTRIEYTERADNSVANDLAQHGSGYKVNREFDAIERETPNLHTEGITIDERQFSVYQLDVTQDWRVELLKWFEKPDLTDRRLRTLALNYVVLAGELYKKGFEGLLFRCIDPKENMLAMAEVHEGIAGAHQAGPRMRWLNHKYGFYWPKMEQDCVRYAKGCEACQKFGPIQHVPAEDLHSIIKPWPFRRWAVDLIGKIYPGSSDGHTFVIIATCYFTKWVEAKPLKSPTQEAVIKFFKEYIVHRHGLPESITIDQGTMFTGGDISWWASQMKIKMSHSTLYYAQANGQAEATNKAIKLIVQKMIEENPRQWHVFLSEAVWANKTSQKSATGTSPFRLVYGYDAMLPMELTVTSTRRRYQSELSKDDYFDKMVIDSLDLDEERLTALDHLEA